One window from the genome of Phycisphaerales bacterium encodes:
- the lpxA gene encoding acyl-ACP--UDP-N-acetylglucosamine O-acyltransferase → MTNIHTSSIIEGDVQFADDVTVGPFCHLIGPITIGAGTKLISGVHIHGPCTIGKNNLIYPGVCLGFAPQDYSFDCAELGSGLVIGDSNTFREHVSIHRATDSEHPSTVGNHNYLMEQAHIAHDVRLGNHITIAGSAHLAGHCWVDDKAVLGGLIGIHQFCRIGRGSMVGACLSFSQDLPPFFSSNVPRVITGINRIGMRRMGMSVQDIRVVREVFNILYRQKLSKTNVVKTLKERDEHPIVTEYIEFIETSRRGYAPMVDKRKGSRYEPTESPD, encoded by the coding sequence AGGCCCCTTCTGCCATCTGATCGGACCAATCACCATTGGCGCCGGCACCAAGCTGATCAGTGGAGTTCATATCCATGGGCCGTGCACGATTGGCAAAAACAACCTGATCTATCCGGGGGTGTGCTTAGGCTTTGCACCACAAGACTACAGTTTTGACTGTGCAGAACTCGGTAGTGGTCTTGTTATTGGTGACAGTAATACGTTCCGTGAACACGTTTCAATTCATCGCGCCACTGATTCTGAGCATCCGTCCACAGTCGGAAACCATAACTACCTCATGGAGCAAGCTCACATCGCTCATGATGTGAGATTAGGTAACCACATCACAATCGCTGGCTCTGCTCATCTTGCTGGTCATTGCTGGGTAGATGACAAGGCGGTTCTGGGTGGACTCATTGGCATTCATCAGTTCTGCCGTATCGGGCGCGGCTCGATGGTCGGCGCGTGCCTCAGCTTCAGCCAAGATCTCCCGCCTTTCTTTAGCAGTAATGTGCCCCGCGTCATTACAGGAATCAATCGCATTGGTATGCGTCGAATGGGCATGTCAGTCCAAGACATTCGCGTCGTCCGTGAGGTATTCAACATTCTTTATCGACAAAAATTGTCAAAGACGAATGTTGTCAAGACACTTAAAGAACGCGATGAACATCCGATCGTTACGGAGTACATTGAATTCATTGAAACTTCTCGACGTGGTTATGCACCAATGGTCGATAAGCGAAAGGGTTCACGGTACGAACCCACTGAATCGCCAGATTAA
- a CDS encoding MBL fold metallo-hydrolase: MSIHLSVLGSGSAGNSTLVSISNQDNGQPDRRPFNLLIDLGLSLKQTRLRLEGHGVSIDQIDAVILTHLDQDHLRPVWRNTLQAHQIPVHIHQIHASAASRILAAETIVSYEEEIKLESIIKIRPVQLAHDTTGTIGFVIEAHSKRLGFATDLGHVPNELLEHFVDLDAIALESNYDPDMQRAADRPAFVKQRVMSGHGHLSNAEALDAITRIAARSNLDHVVLIHLSRQCNCPEVVSRLWQQQAPDLHARLTIADQHAPTELLQLGPPVAMAELF, translated from the coding sequence ATGTCGATTCATCTCAGTGTGCTTGGAAGCGGATCCGCAGGCAATTCCACGCTTGTATCAATATCAAATCAGGACAACGGCCAACCAGACCGACGGCCATTTAATTTGCTCATTGACCTAGGACTATCCCTTAAACAAACACGTTTGCGTTTAGAAGGTCACGGGGTGAGCATCGATCAAATTGATGCCGTCATTCTCACCCACCTCGACCAAGATCACCTGCGTCCAGTCTGGCGGAACACGCTTCAGGCTCACCAGATTCCTGTACACATCCATCAGATCCATGCAAGCGCCGCATCACGGATCCTTGCCGCAGAAACGATTGTCTCTTATGAAGAAGAGATCAAATTAGAGTCAATAATCAAGATCAGGCCAGTACAACTCGCTCACGATACGACAGGTACTATTGGATTTGTCATCGAAGCCCACAGCAAAAGATTGGGCTTTGCCACAGATCTTGGCCATGTTCCTAATGAGTTACTCGAGCACTTTGTTGATCTCGACGCGATCGCCCTTGAATCGAACTACGATCCCGACATGCAGCGTGCAGCCGATCGCCCTGCTTTCGTTAAGCAGCGTGTGATGAGTGGCCATGGCCACTTGTCTAATGCAGAAGCGCTTGATGCAATTACACGTATCGCCGCCCGCTCAAACTTAGATCATGTGGTACTGATTCACTTGAGTAGGCAATGCAACTGCCCCGAGGTGGTGAGTAGATTATGGCAACAACAGGCGCCCGATCTTCATGCCCGGCTTACTATTGCTGACCAGCACGCGCCGACTGAATTGCTTCAGCTCGGCCCACCAGTGGCCATGGCAGAGCTTTTTTAA